The following proteins are encoded in a genomic region of Sorangiineae bacterium MSr12523:
- a CDS encoding alpha/beta fold hydrolase → MNLFCFSYAGGSAQSYFGLKQALSRTNAILLELPGRGMRFREPLLTSMEAVLDEYERQIQPRLERSLEPFAFFGHSMGALVAHLLALRFASRGLRGPSHLFLSGKSGPGCAPAAAPKHLLTENEFRAYLEILGGCPRAVLADEELMQYFCRVVRADFEVLETCDERADAAHDIPITAFAGDEDAITPDLVRGWQKVAAAGWDFHVLRGGHFFLQSHWPGIARIIERALAPQPTTLSIKEMR, encoded by the coding sequence ATGAATCTATTTTGCTTTTCGTACGCCGGAGGAAGTGCCCAATCGTACTTTGGACTCAAGCAGGCCCTCTCGCGGACGAATGCCATTCTGCTGGAGCTCCCCGGGCGGGGCATGCGCTTCCGCGAGCCCCTGCTCACCTCCATGGAGGCCGTTCTCGACGAATACGAACGGCAAATCCAGCCGCGACTCGAACGGTCCTTGGAACCCTTCGCCTTCTTCGGCCACAGCATGGGGGCACTCGTGGCGCACCTACTCGCACTGCGGTTTGCATCGCGGGGACTTCGCGGGCCGAGTCACCTTTTTCTGTCGGGGAAATCAGGCCCCGGCTGCGCGCCGGCCGCCGCGCCAAAGCACCTTCTCACCGAGAACGAGTTCCGCGCCTACTTGGAAATACTGGGCGGCTGCCCCCGGGCCGTCCTCGCCGACGAAGAGCTCATGCAGTACTTCTGCCGGGTCGTTCGTGCGGATTTCGAGGTACTGGAAACGTGTGACGAGCGAGCGGATGCTGCGCACGATATCCCCATAACGGCCTTTGCCGGCGACGAAGATGCCATCACGCCCGATCTCGTGCGAGGTTGGCAGAAGGTGGCAGCGGCCGGGTGGGACTTTCATGTCCTTCGAGGCGGCCATTTCTTCCTTCAATCCCACTGGCCCGGCATTGCGCGGATCATCGAGCGAGCACTCGCCCCACAGCCAACGACGTTGTCGATCAAGGAGATGCGATGA
- a CDS encoding DUF4412 domain-containing protein, translated as MDTFTTARKAVFAACVLALCGCGKKQEAAATAPSATPAASTSSAPQPPAANLPFEGEIVVSVKGAASKEDLSASIRYKIKGDKVRAVPSSTNVNAIDDVAMHRGYVLDDWTRTYQEIDTKAPVNGGTASAPTITKSGKVEKIATLECEGWTIEWGSDGAHVCAAKGIPYFDLASYPKSGSVEPPWAAALTKERAFPLRVVVHDRDGNETLRAEATSIVRKKLDDAVFQVPRTFKKAKLDLKGSYLP; from the coding sequence ATGGATACGTTCACGACCGCTAGAAAGGCCGTATTCGCGGCCTGTGTCCTTGCACTTTGCGGATGCGGGAAGAAGCAGGAGGCCGCGGCCACGGCACCGTCGGCAACGCCCGCGGCATCCACTTCGAGCGCACCGCAGCCCCCCGCCGCGAATCTGCCCTTCGAAGGCGAAATCGTGGTCAGCGTGAAGGGCGCAGCATCCAAAGAAGACCTTTCTGCATCGATTCGATACAAGATCAAGGGAGACAAGGTGCGTGCCGTCCCTTCATCGACGAATGTCAATGCCATCGACGACGTTGCCATGCATCGCGGCTATGTACTCGACGACTGGACGCGAACTTACCAAGAGATCGACACGAAAGCTCCGGTGAACGGTGGCACCGCTTCCGCGCCAACGATCACGAAGAGCGGCAAAGTCGAAAAGATCGCGACCCTCGAATGCGAGGGCTGGACGATCGAATGGGGCAGCGATGGTGCCCACGTCTGCGCCGCAAAGGGAATTCCTTATTTCGATCTGGCGAGCTATCCAAAGTCAGGAAGCGTCGAGCCCCCCTGGGCCGCCGCCCTCACCAAGGAGAGAGCCTTCCCGCTGCGCGTCGTCGTCCACGACCGGGATGGGAATGAAACGCTTCGTGCCGAAGCCACGTCCATCGTCCGCAAGAAGCTCGACGATGCGGTTTTCCAGGTGCCGCGAACCTTCAAGAAAGCCAAATTGGATTTGAAGGGCAGCTACCTTCCTTGA
- a CDS encoding acyl-CoA dehydrogenase family protein: MKLSLTPEQTAAVEGARAFARARLHPRVTEFEERGVPKELVRELGDAGLLGALVGDEWGGRPLDPVTWGLVTEEIGKVCCNTRYILTVHASIVAGTLARWGSAAQKSEWLPRLARGEALAAFALSEPDVGSDAASVRTCYEKTDDGFILRGAKRWTSLGALADVFLVIARDANGENGRAVTAFLVPRQLAGVRVEPIRGMMAARGSHIAELHFDNVKLSRADAVGRPGAGFTYVTSTALDLGRYSVAWSAVAVAQAAIEAMVSYALRREQFGRPLQDFQLVKAMVGDAVTDTHAARALCLHAGELRRAADPEAIMATNVAKQFAARVATRTTAAALQLHGANGLSSDYDVERLFREARVLEIIEGSTQIQQLLLGDYGLQTYARATGYP, translated from the coding sequence ATGAAGCTCTCGCTCACACCCGAGCAAACAGCCGCCGTGGAGGGGGCGCGCGCATTCGCCCGAGCGCGCCTCCATCCACGCGTGACCGAATTCGAAGAGCGAGGCGTGCCCAAAGAGCTCGTGCGCGAGCTCGGGGACGCGGGCCTTCTCGGCGCCCTCGTGGGCGACGAATGGGGAGGCCGCCCGCTCGATCCCGTGACCTGGGGGCTCGTGACGGAGGAAATCGGGAAAGTCTGTTGCAATACACGTTACATCCTGACCGTTCACGCCTCCATCGTGGCCGGCACGCTCGCCCGCTGGGGCTCCGCCGCGCAAAAGTCGGAATGGCTCCCGCGCCTGGCGCGCGGGGAGGCGCTCGCCGCCTTCGCCTTGAGCGAGCCCGATGTGGGGAGCGACGCCGCTTCGGTGCGCACGTGTTACGAGAAGACGGACGACGGCTTCATCCTTCGCGGAGCCAAGCGGTGGACCTCGCTCGGGGCGCTGGCCGACGTCTTTCTGGTGATTGCGCGCGACGCAAACGGCGAAAACGGGAGGGCTGTCACGGCGTTTCTGGTTCCGCGCCAGCTCGCGGGGGTCAGGGTCGAGCCGATTCGAGGCATGATGGCCGCGCGTGGCTCGCACATTGCCGAACTTCATTTCGACAACGTGAAGCTCTCCCGCGCCGACGCCGTGGGCCGGCCCGGCGCGGGGTTCACCTACGTCACGTCCACGGCGCTGGATCTAGGCCGCTACAGCGTCGCTTGGAGCGCGGTGGCCGTCGCACAAGCCGCCATCGAAGCCATGGTGTCGTACGCCCTTCGCCGCGAGCAGTTCGGCAGGCCCCTGCAGGACTTTCAACTCGTCAAAGCCATGGTGGGCGACGCCGTCACCGACACGCACGCCGCACGCGCGCTATGCCTGCACGCGGGAGAACTCCGGCGGGCCGCGGATCCCGAAGCCATCATGGCCACCAACGTGGCCAAGCAATTTGCCGCCCGCGTGGCCACGCGAACCACCGCCGCCGCGCTGCAGCTGCACGGGGCCAATGGCCTTTCCAGCGACTACGACGTGGAACGTCTCTTTCGCGAGGCACGGGTGCTGGAGATCATCGAGGGAAGCACACAGATCCAGCAGCTTCTCCTCGGCGACTACGGGCTGCAAACGTATGCACGCGCGACGGGATATCCATGA
- a CDS encoding 3-hydroxyacyl-CoA dehydrogenase NAD-binding domain-containing protein, giving the protein MSSGSTILVVGAGTMGADLALDLASHGHSVILKDIDERALARAKTRFTELWRLVNLMDRKRYAGIQLDDVLARIVMTTRYEHANEVSFVIENIVENIEAKQRVYRELGPLLSPETVYAVNSSCISITKVGSWMSRPDRVIGMHLLNPVPLKHLVEVIVGHHTSKETIGEAEALLRSLGKEAVVVNDSPGFVTNRILMLTINEAAFVVQDRVASPDKVDRIFTDGFGHRMGPLATGDLIGLDTILHSLEVLYQSYCDPKFRPCPLLVKMVDAGQLGRKSGKGFFDYAETP; this is encoded by the coding sequence ATGAGCTCTGGAAGTACGATATTGGTCGTCGGCGCCGGCACGATGGGAGCCGATCTCGCGCTCGATCTGGCGAGCCACGGCCACTCGGTCATTCTGAAAGACATCGACGAACGCGCACTCGCCCGTGCCAAGACCCGTTTTACCGAGTTGTGGCGGCTCGTGAACCTCATGGATCGCAAGCGGTACGCCGGCATTCAATTGGACGACGTGCTGGCGCGCATCGTGATGACCACGCGCTACGAGCACGCGAACGAGGTGAGCTTCGTCATCGAGAACATCGTGGAGAACATCGAGGCCAAGCAACGCGTTTACCGCGAGCTCGGGCCATTGCTGTCCCCGGAAACGGTGTACGCGGTGAACTCGTCATGCATCTCCATCACCAAGGTCGGCTCGTGGATGTCGCGCCCCGATCGGGTCATCGGCATGCACCTGCTCAACCCCGTGCCGTTGAAGCATCTCGTCGAGGTGATCGTCGGACACCATACCTCGAAAGAAACCATCGGCGAGGCCGAAGCGCTGCTCCGCTCCCTCGGCAAGGAGGCCGTGGTGGTCAACGACAGCCCGGGCTTCGTCACCAATCGCATCTTGATGCTCACCATCAACGAGGCGGCATTCGTCGTGCAAGATCGCGTGGCCTCACCGGACAAGGTGGACCGCATTTTCACCGACGGCTTCGGCCACCGAATGGGGCCACTGGCCACCGGCGATCTGATCGGGTTGGACACGATTCTCCATTCTTTGGAAGTGCTTTACCAAAGCTACTGCGATCCCAAATTCCGCCCCTGCCCGCTCTTGGTCAAGATGGTCGACGCCGGCCAGCTCGGTCGAAAGAGTGGAAAAGGCTTTTTCGATTACGCGGAGACACCATGA
- a CDS encoding HAD-IIIC family phosphatase, whose product MTQATGKDVKCVVWDLDGTLWDGVLTESGTVALKPEIPTILRTLDERGILLSIASKNNFEDAAAKLREEGLWDYFLYPEIHWGAKSESIARIRQNLNIGADSILFIDDDPFERDEVATTHTEVQCAAAETYGELVADRRLIPRFITSDSARRRQMYVEDDQRKRAEETFTGPNEAFLESLGMRFAISRAGEHDLERAVELTVRTNQLNATGKTYSYEELDAFRRSDRHALYMCELTDVYGSYGKIGLALVEKNETTWHLRLLLMSCRVMSRGVGTVLLGFIMREAARAGVRLLADFVPTDRNRAMLVAFKFNGFRDTDTRDGSAPSDTLKILEADLSRAPPFPDYLVVTTPSQIEEEAARTPVKSRQDRQVNQP is encoded by the coding sequence ATGACCCAGGCGACCGGAAAAGACGTCAAGTGCGTGGTGTGGGACCTCGACGGCACGCTGTGGGACGGCGTGCTCACCGAATCGGGCACCGTCGCGCTGAAGCCGGAGATCCCGACCATCCTCCGCACCTTGGACGAGCGCGGTATTTTGCTTTCGATTGCCAGCAAGAACAATTTCGAGGACGCCGCGGCCAAGCTTCGCGAGGAGGGGCTCTGGGACTATTTTCTCTATCCGGAGATCCATTGGGGCGCGAAATCGGAATCCATCGCGCGCATTCGGCAGAATCTCAACATCGGCGCCGACAGCATTCTGTTCATCGATGACGATCCTTTCGAGCGCGATGAAGTCGCCACGACGCACACGGAAGTTCAATGTGCGGCCGCCGAGACCTATGGCGAGCTGGTGGCCGATCGGCGTTTGATTCCCCGGTTCATTACCTCCGATTCCGCGCGCCGGCGGCAGATGTACGTCGAGGACGACCAGCGGAAACGCGCCGAGGAGACCTTCACCGGGCCAAACGAGGCGTTCTTGGAGAGCCTGGGCATGCGCTTCGCCATCTCGCGTGCCGGGGAGCACGACCTCGAGCGCGCCGTGGAGCTGACCGTGCGCACGAACCAACTCAACGCCACGGGTAAGACGTATTCGTACGAGGAGCTCGATGCATTTCGACGCTCCGATCGGCACGCGCTCTACATGTGCGAGCTCACCGACGTTTATGGTTCGTATGGCAAAATCGGACTTGCGTTGGTCGAGAAGAACGAGACAACATGGCATTTGCGGTTACTATTGATGTCGTGCCGCGTGATGTCGCGGGGCGTCGGCACCGTGCTTCTCGGCTTCATCATGCGCGAGGCCGCACGCGCAGGCGTCCGCCTTTTGGCCGACTTCGTCCCCACGGATCGAAACCGCGCCATGCTCGTCGCCTTCAAGTTCAACGGCTTCCGCGACACCGACACACGCGACGGCAGCGCGCCGTCGGACACCTTGAAGATTCTCGAAGCCGACCTCTCACGCGCCCCGCCGTTTCCCGATTACCTCGTCGTCACCACCCCATCACAAATAGAAGAAGAAGCCGCCAGGACGCCAGTAAAGAGCCGCCAGGATCGCCAAGTGAACCAACCATAA
- a CDS encoding acyl carrier protein: MATISSVRKFIQGNVLAQKQNVTLSDDDDIFRLGFVNSMMALKLVTFIEKEFNIKVADDELDISTFSTISQIRQFLQRKLGNPIES, encoded by the coding sequence ATGGCCACGATTTCATCCGTACGCAAATTCATCCAAGGAAATGTGCTGGCACAAAAGCAAAATGTCACCCTGAGCGACGACGACGACATCTTTCGATTGGGATTCGTCAACTCGATGATGGCCCTGAAGCTCGTTACCTTCATCGAAAAAGAGTTCAACATCAAAGTCGCCGACGACGAATTGGATATCTCGACCTTCAGCACCATCAGCCAAATTCGGCAATTTCTCCAACGAAAACTCGGCAACCCGATCGAGTCATGA
- a CDS encoding class I SAM-dependent methyltransferase gives MYLTRNMLPDRGAAFDWSDFFARGNVDRHLGQVDPLTLVNDLRGLLRESRPQFTFVVTRMLRALLRDLEAPSATRGRNVLELGAGTGFLTRWLVSTYGMKGTLVDNNAEARRAFDALDDDTKSSIDYVMSDLFSYRPAERFDVVCSFGVIEHFADKTDILRAHTDHLHDGGRLLLLVPMDTPLSRLFYELHPELNLGYRELWSAREFQTMLEGHGFDVERVETSRGYVYDMMGAVCRRRRIVQ, from the coding sequence ATGTACTTGACACGCAATATGCTCCCCGACCGCGGGGCCGCGTTCGATTGGTCCGACTTTTTCGCACGGGGCAATGTCGATCGGCACCTCGGCCAAGTGGATCCACTCACCTTGGTCAATGACCTTCGGGGCCTTCTTCGAGAGAGCCGCCCGCAGTTCACCTTCGTGGTGACCCGCATGCTCCGCGCCTTGCTCCGGGACCTCGAGGCACCGTCGGCAACGCGCGGGCGCAACGTCCTCGAGCTGGGCGCCGGCACGGGATTTCTCACGCGCTGGCTCGTTTCGACCTACGGCATGAAAGGCACCCTGGTCGACAACAACGCCGAAGCACGCCGGGCCTTCGACGCGCTCGACGACGACACCAAATCGAGCATCGATTACGTGATGTCCGACCTCTTTTCCTATCGCCCGGCCGAGCGCTTCGATGTCGTGTGCAGCTTCGGCGTCATCGAGCACTTTGCGGACAAGACGGATATTTTGCGCGCGCATACCGATCATCTCCACGACGGCGGCCGGTTGCTTCTTTTGGTGCCGATGGATACACCACTATCGCGACTGTTTTACGAACTTCACCCGGAGCTCAATCTGGGGTACCGCGAGCTCTGGAGCGCACGCGAATTTCAAACGATGCTCGAAGGCCATGGCTTCGACGTCGAGCGGGTCGAGACGAGCCGCGGGTACGTTTACGACATGATGGGCGCCGTCTGCCGGCGAAGGAGGATTGTTCAATGA
- a CDS encoding cytochrome P450 yields the protein MMDILSEKKIEDFVLDMDAPSFLVDPHPTFRWLRENAPVYQWQARQAVVISRYRDVKAMLADRRFSNNYRLWEFAPPEQWPPELADFQRLIDNGLSLLPDHRHGPVRKLVSSTMSARSVERMQACIQEAIDELLEQSISENRLDVAKFAGLLPSRVICDLLAIPLDMRDDLCAFGLAAARSANIALPIDEIFAAISPTPRWVAMLRRVINDRRDNPRADDLLSTLIDARDEGAKLSEDELLSLVFAFFVAGGDATKNGIAWAVHTLLHHPADLAAVQRDPSLLRNAVEETLRFDMFAKTGFPKYCTEAMDFAGIPLRKGQMVIPLLTAALRDEEAFPNPDHFDIRRDLRHTISFGAGQHTCLGAALARMQLLTAVSSLLSRFPEMKPLGEPEFEPHPLMRSMKKYEVAIR from the coding sequence ATGATGGATATTTTGAGCGAGAAAAAGATAGAGGATTTCGTCCTGGACATGGATGCTCCGAGCTTTCTCGTCGACCCGCATCCGACGTTCCGGTGGTTGCGTGAGAACGCGCCCGTCTACCAATGGCAGGCCCGCCAGGCGGTGGTCATCAGCCGATACCGCGACGTCAAAGCGATGCTGGCGGATCGTCGCTTCAGCAACAATTATCGATTGTGGGAATTCGCCCCGCCCGAGCAATGGCCCCCCGAGCTCGCCGATTTCCAGAGGCTCATCGACAACGGATTGAGCCTTTTGCCCGACCACCGCCACGGACCCGTGCGCAAGTTGGTGAGCAGCACCATGAGCGCCCGCAGCGTCGAGCGGATGCAGGCCTGCATTCAAGAGGCCATCGACGAGCTCCTCGAGCAAAGCATCTCGGAGAATCGCCTGGACGTCGCCAAGTTCGCGGGGCTTTTGCCATCGCGGGTCATCTGCGATCTCCTGGCCATCCCGCTCGACATGCGCGACGATCTCTGCGCCTTCGGCCTCGCCGCCGCGCGAAGCGCGAACATCGCGCTGCCCATCGACGAGATCTTCGCGGCGATTTCTCCCACGCCCCGCTGGGTGGCCATGTTGCGCCGGGTCATCAACGATCGCCGCGACAATCCCCGCGCGGACGATCTCTTGAGCACCCTCATCGACGCACGCGACGAAGGCGCCAAGCTGTCCGAGGACGAGCTCCTTTCCCTGGTGTTCGCCTTCTTCGTGGCCGGTGGTGACGCCACCAAGAACGGCATCGCCTGGGCCGTGCACACCTTGCTCCACCACCCGGCCGATCTCGCGGCCGTCCAGCGGGACCCGTCGCTGCTGCGCAACGCCGTGGAGGAGACATTGCGGTTCGACATGTTCGCCAAAACGGGATTTCCCAAATACTGCACGGAGGCCATGGACTTCGCAGGCATCCCCTTGCGAAAGGGCCAAATGGTGATTCCCCTGCTCACCGCCGCCTTGCGCGACGAGGAAGCCTTCCCCAATCCGGACCACTTCGACATTCGGCGCGACCTGCGCCACACCATTTCTTTCGGCGCAGGGCAACACACCTGCTTGGGCGCCGCCCTTGCACGCATGCAACTCCTCACCGCCGTCTCCTCGTTGCTCAGCCGCTTCCCCGAAATGAAGCCCCTCGGCGAGCCGGAATTCGAACCACACCCGTTGATGCGCTCCATGAAGAAATACGAAGTCGCGATCCGCTGA